In Flammeovirgaceae bacterium 311, one DNA window encodes the following:
- a CDS encoding putative membrane protein (COG0308 Aminopeptidase N) yields the protein MKFREIFRYELAYQLGRVWTWLFIAVLLVLSFLMTRDGSLSEVLYAEFFLNSPFSVAKTTVFGSLIWLVMAAAIAGDAAARDVATGMYPLIYTTTLSKREYLGGRFLAALLLNAIILLAVQGGILLGVYLPGVDTELIGPFRPAAFLTAYTYIALPTAFVATALQFLLATLSGRAMAGYFGSFLLVFMGFFVASFLLFHRGLGALLDPIGIRFIVEDVAHLWTTIEKSWRLLELEGKVLVNRLIWLGIGLLALAFTYLRFSFAHRSEGSRRRRWLWSLVPFRASRENAAPAASASSQAQAPMPSSIGVLAGASISVSQAPRTFGLAMQARKTVAIAWTSFRMIATSWAGLALLVFIPLLTIPVVLDQMESGGFPLVPTTAFVISELTAPLSAELSRWVIIPFLLIFFAGELVWRERDAGLSELTDTMPGSDWTSFGGKFLGIALVLIVFLILLAVAGLLAQLMLGYQHFEIGLYGKILFGLQLPEYLLFALLALVVHVLVNHKYIGHLLAIIAYVIIALSPMFGIEHNLLIFGGGPGWSYTEMQGFGPSLGPWLWFKLYWACWALLLAVVAKLLWVRGREKAFGARLRRARQRFTHSTAWTAGLALALILVLGSFIFYNTNILNEYLTTSEKKERQAAYERRYERYADSPQPHLTAAKLQVEIYPGRRAVDMHATYRLVNRSAAAIDSIHLATVHGVVTEGVTFDRKATPVRTDEELYHRIYALEEPLQPGDSLQLNFRVQVEARGFRESGVDASVLVNGTYFTNAWLPTIGYQRSRALIHASDRREYGLSPRPLIASLYDTDARKKRGEGIVFEAVVGTDEEQLAVAPGDLRRTWTEGGRRYFHYVTDGPIGSEWAFFSARYALHEALWTDSTGTGQVVNIRIFHHPQHTAHLDRMLQSIRASLEYYSKEFGPYDYSHLNVVERPGRGTGMHADASMLSYAEGFSLFKHGDDQRTHDHQFAVVAHEMGHQWTVPYANVEGAPVMSESLAWYYAMKAVENARGHDEFRRLLNWMRQSHRPEIRRGEPLLQGLDPYMSYRKGAFALYTLSEYIGTEQVNSALRRLLEKHQPKEAPLATTLDLYAELHAVTPDSLQYLLHDLYKVNTYWELETTQARAEQTTSGSWQVTLEVQAQKEVVDEAGVEQEVPMDDWVEIGIFESVRGATEPLYLQQHRIRTGEQTITVTIPRKPSSAGIDPNYLLTDQQRDNNNTIEVKP from the coding sequence ATGAAATTCCGGGAGATTTTTCGCTATGAGTTAGCCTACCAGTTAGGCCGTGTCTGGACCTGGCTCTTCATCGCTGTCCTGCTCGTACTCTCATTCCTGATGACAAGAGACGGCTCCCTCTCCGAGGTGCTGTACGCCGAGTTTTTTCTTAACTCACCCTTCTCTGTTGCTAAAACCACCGTATTTGGCAGTCTGATCTGGCTTGTGATGGCCGCTGCCATTGCCGGAGATGCAGCCGCACGGGACGTAGCGACGGGCATGTATCCGCTTATCTACACCACCACTCTTAGCAAAAGGGAGTACCTGGGTGGGCGATTCCTTGCCGCCCTTTTGCTCAACGCCATCATTCTGCTGGCGGTACAGGGGGGTATTCTGCTGGGCGTTTACCTGCCTGGTGTTGATACCGAATTGATCGGTCCCTTTCGTCCGGCGGCATTTTTAACGGCCTACACCTACATTGCGCTACCGACTGCCTTTGTCGCTACGGCGCTACAGTTCCTGCTGGCAACCCTGAGCGGCCGTGCCATGGCCGGCTACTTCGGAAGTTTCCTCCTGGTTTTCATGGGCTTTTTCGTGGCCTCCTTCCTGCTTTTTCATAGGGGCCTGGGAGCGCTGCTGGATCCGATCGGCATCCGCTTCATTGTGGAAGATGTGGCACATTTATGGACAACTATCGAAAAAAGCTGGCGCCTGCTTGAACTGGAGGGAAAGGTGCTGGTAAACCGTCTCATATGGCTGGGTATAGGGTTGCTGGCACTTGCATTCACCTACCTGCGCTTCAGCTTTGCCCATCGCAGCGAAGGCAGCCGGAGGAGGCGCTGGCTCTGGTCACTTGTTCCCTTCAGAGCAAGCCGGGAGAATGCCGCACCTGCAGCTTCTGCCAGCAGTCAGGCGCAGGCCCCGATGCCTTCGTCCATTGGCGTACTGGCAGGTGCTTCCATTTCTGTTTCCCAGGCACCCCGCACTTTTGGCCTAGCCATGCAGGCGCGTAAGACCGTTGCCATTGCCTGGACGTCCTTCCGGATGATCGCAACGAGCTGGGCCGGACTTGCCCTGCTGGTTTTTATCCCGCTCCTGACAATTCCGGTGGTGCTCGATCAAATGGAGTCCGGTGGCTTTCCGCTGGTCCCAACCACCGCCTTTGTCATTAGTGAACTGACAGCGCCGCTGTCTGCTGAACTTAGCCGCTGGGTTATCATTCCCTTTCTCCTTATATTCTTTGCCGGCGAGCTGGTCTGGCGTGAGCGGGATGCTGGACTAAGCGAGCTCACCGACACCATGCCAGGTTCAGACTGGACCTCTTTTGGAGGCAAGTTCCTGGGAATAGCACTGGTGCTTATTGTATTCCTGATACTTTTGGCAGTGGCCGGCTTACTTGCGCAGCTGATGCTGGGCTACCAGCACTTTGAGATCGGGCTGTATGGCAAAATCCTGTTCGGACTGCAGCTTCCCGAATACCTGCTCTTTGCCCTGCTGGCTCTTGTGGTGCACGTACTGGTGAACCATAAATACATCGGTCACTTGCTGGCGATCATTGCCTACGTCATTATTGCCCTTTCGCCTATGTTCGGCATTGAGCACAACCTGCTCATCTTTGGTGGCGGCCCGGGCTGGTCCTATACAGAGATGCAGGGATTTGGTCCGTCCCTGGGGCCCTGGCTATGGTTTAAACTCTACTGGGCATGCTGGGCTCTGCTGCTGGCAGTGGTGGCGAAGCTACTTTGGGTGCGCGGCAGGGAAAAAGCCTTTGGGGCGCGGCTCCGGAGGGCGCGGCAGCGATTCACACATTCCACGGCCTGGACTGCCGGGCTGGCGCTGGCGCTGATCCTTGTGCTGGGCAGCTTTATCTTCTACAACACCAACATCCTGAATGAGTACCTCACTACTTCCGAAAAGAAGGAGCGTCAGGCTGCGTACGAGCGACGATACGAAAGGTATGCAGATAGCCCGCAACCCCACCTGACAGCAGCAAAGCTGCAGGTAGAGATCTATCCCGGCCGGCGTGCCGTGGACATGCACGCTACGTACCGCCTCGTGAACCGCAGCGCCGCAGCAATTGACTCCATACACCTAGCTACCGTGCATGGAGTAGTCACAGAAGGGGTGACGTTCGACCGCAAAGCGACCCCAGTACGCACAGACGAGGAACTCTATCACCGGATCTACGCGCTGGAAGAGCCGCTTCAGCCCGGAGACTCGTTGCAGCTCAACTTCCGGGTGCAGGTAGAGGCGAGGGGCTTTCGCGAAAGCGGTGTCGATGCTTCCGTGCTGGTAAACGGCACCTACTTTACAAATGCCTGGCTTCCCACCATTGGCTACCAAAGGAGCCGCGCGCTTATCCATGCAAGTGACAGACGGGAGTATGGTCTCTCCCCGCGCCCGCTGATCGCCTCCCTCTACGACACCGACGCACGTAAAAAGCGCGGTGAAGGGATTGTTTTCGAAGCGGTGGTGGGCACTGATGAGGAGCAACTTGCCGTGGCACCGGGAGACTTGCGCCGGACCTGGACAGAAGGGGGGCGCCGTTACTTCCACTATGTGACCGATGGGCCAATCGGGAGCGAATGGGCTTTCTTTTCCGCCAGATATGCACTGCATGAAGCACTGTGGACGGATTCCACAGGGACAGGACAGGTAGTTAATATCCGGATCTTTCATCACCCGCAGCATACAGCCCACCTGGACCGCATGCTGCAAAGCATCCGGGCTTCCCTTGAGTACTACAGTAAAGAGTTTGGTCCTTATGATTACAGCCATCTTAATGTTGTTGAGCGTCCGGGCAGGGGCACTGGAATGCATGCCGATGCCAGCATGCTTTCCTATGCCGAGGGCTTCTCCCTGTTTAAGCACGGGGACGATCAGCGGACCCACGACCACCAGTTTGCAGTGGTAGCCCACGAAATGGGACACCAGTGGACAGTGCCCTATGCAAATGTTGAGGGCGCCCCGGTGATGAGCGAGAGCCTGGCGTGGTACTACGCAATGAAGGCAGTGGAAAATGCCAGGGGACACGATGAGTTCCGTCGGCTGCTGAACTGGATGCGGCAGTCCCACCGGCCGGAGATCCGCAGGGGCGAACCCCTGCTTCAGGGACTGGACCCTTATATGTCTTACCGCAAGGGAGCTTTCGCATTATATACACTGAGCGAATACATTGGTACAGAGCAGGTAAATAGTGCACTGCGGCGCCTGCTGGAGAAGCACCAGCCGAAGGAGGCTCCCCTGGCGACAACGCTCGATCTGTATGCTGAGCTGCACGCCGTAACCCCCGATTCGCTGCAGTACCTGCTGCACGATCTGTACAAAGTGAACACCTACTGGGAGCTCGAGACAACACAAGCAAGGGCAGAGCAAACCACTTCAGGAAGCTGGCAGGTAACGCTTGAGGTGCAGGCGCAAAAGGAGGTGGTAGATGAAGCAGGCGTAGAGCAGGAGGTGCCGATGGATGATTGGGTAGAGATTGGAATTTTTGAATCGGTCAGGGGAGCAACTGAGCCGCTCTACCTGCAGCAGCACCGCATCCGCACTGGTGAGCAGACAATTACGGTGACGATACCCCGCAAGCCCTCCAGCGCCGGCATCGACCCTAATTACCTGCTAACAGACCAGCAGCGGGATAATAATAATACCATAGAGGTTAAACCATGA
- a CDS encoding putative membrane protein (COG0308 Aminopeptidase N): MKFREIFRYELTYQLSRLSTWLLLGVFLIFGFWILRMVTLTDGTYLNAPGTITFFTVFGSAIWLVTGGVVAGEAATRDVQTRMHPLTYTTPVSKRSYLGGRFLAALALNVLILLMLYAGFLLSLYGPGAKTQFLGPFRLDSYLSNFGFVALPTVIAVTAIQFTCAALSRRAIASYIASMLIIIFSQFGGTTVTYKLEWKAIGSLMDLLGTSIVAAMEGWTPIDKNTRLVLLEGTWLWNRLLWFGIAAGALMFTYFRFRLAHVLEQVSWFRFFRRLPEPLRHTAAAALQPSPAVWHDTSPIRVPNIARKFVFHTHVRQAFALAAASFRTIAGSRAGLTLVALLAIGTGLFATEYMEFYGVPLFARAQEVLNVLTPSLSSFKTQWIIIPLLTIFYAGELVWRERETGVHSLTDTSPVPEAFMFLGKFMGLALIITTWVAFLMMAGIINQLVMGYHHFEIGVYIKALFGIQLTNYLLFALLVFALHVVVNQKYIGHILAIGIYGFIMFASMIGVEHKLLVYASDPGWSYSDMRGFKPFVKPWAWFKFYWASWAFLLAMVAILFWVRSKEGGLKTRFQLARYRLRRHKVALLTAVVLVVIAGGFIFYNTNVLNRYVNTGDRVEMRAEYQRLYGQYENTVQPALARTNLLVELYTTEGRADIQATYLLVNRSKVAIDSIHISTIPQLQLTGLQFDRGVTPAIIDEELGYRIYALKEGLQSGDSLQLRFAFHINPRGFSNDGVDASIVANGSHLTSDWMPIIGFHEDRRLRGAVERLKHGLPPRPERPYLYDVSARNDARHAEPMDFEAVVGTSRDQIAVAPGALRRKWIEGDRQYFHYATNVPISHDYALFSARYALREARWVPHSPPVGQAHTDLATGPAEGVKPVTIQIFYHPEHNANIERMLKSAQASLQYYTQVFGPYPYSHFRVLERPGHGRGMHAEAMTIDYQEGYSLMNPDPEGLDLPYHIMAHEVAHQWWGFQLAPAAVEGSGLLVESFATYSAMQVVEENLGYEHLLRYLAQMRQEYEVPRSRAMPPLLRANNRFMNYRKGPFALFALRHYIGKDRVNSALRRMLQNYTTEPPLPTTLDLYKELQAVTPDSLYYLVHDLFAANTYWELKTEQASAKQTKAGSWQLRLEVDARKLTVDSMGVATDIPMHDWIEIGVYGARAAGESQAKVLYLQKHRIHSGRQTILLQVAEQPSRAGIDPRHLLIDLKMDDNSIKIK; the protein is encoded by the coding sequence ATGAAGTTCCGGGAAATCTTTCGCTATGAATTAACCTACCAGCTGAGCCGTTTGTCGACCTGGCTGCTGCTTGGAGTGTTTCTTATATTTGGTTTTTGGATACTGAGGATGGTTACGCTTACCGACGGAACCTATCTGAATGCACCAGGTACCATTACCTTCTTTACGGTCTTCGGCAGTGCCATCTGGCTGGTGACTGGCGGGGTGGTTGCCGGCGAAGCTGCGACCCGGGATGTGCAGACACGCATGCACCCGCTTACCTACACCACCCCCGTGAGCAAGCGCAGCTACCTGGGAGGGCGTTTCCTCGCGGCCCTGGCACTGAATGTATTGATCCTGCTGATGCTCTATGCCGGTTTTCTCCTGTCTTTATATGGTCCCGGTGCAAAGACCCAGTTTCTCGGACCCTTCCGGCTGGACTCCTACCTGAGCAATTTCGGTTTTGTTGCTTTGCCTACAGTGATCGCAGTTACAGCCATCCAGTTTACCTGCGCTGCCCTGAGTCGACGGGCCATCGCCAGTTACATCGCCAGCATGCTCATCATTATATTTTCGCAGTTTGGCGGTACCACGGTTACGTATAAGCTGGAGTGGAAGGCCATCGGCAGTCTGATGGACCTGCTCGGTACCAGCATTGTGGCGGCCATGGAAGGCTGGACTCCGATCGATAAGAATACGCGGCTGGTCCTGCTGGAAGGTACCTGGCTCTGGAACCGCCTGCTGTGGTTTGGCATTGCCGCAGGTGCGCTCATGTTCACCTACTTCCGGTTTCGCCTTGCACATGTGCTAGAGCAGGTCAGCTGGTTCCGTTTTTTCAGGCGCCTGCCGGAGCCGCTACGTCACACCGCAGCGGCTGCTTTGCAACCATCGCCTGCAGTTTGGCATGATACCAGTCCAATCAGGGTGCCGAACATCGCCCGTAAATTTGTATTCCACACCCATGTGCGGCAGGCGTTTGCCCTTGCGGCGGCATCGTTTCGGACAATTGCCGGAAGCCGGGCTGGGCTCACGCTTGTAGCTCTTCTAGCCATTGGCACAGGGCTGTTCGCCACGGAATACATGGAGTTTTATGGCGTTCCGCTTTTTGCCAGAGCACAGGAAGTTTTAAACGTCTTAACCCCCTCCCTGAGCAGCTTCAAAACGCAGTGGATCATCATTCCTCTGCTTACCATCTTCTACGCAGGTGAGCTTGTATGGCGCGAACGTGAAACAGGCGTACATTCTCTTACAGATACCTCGCCGGTACCCGAAGCGTTTATGTTCCTGGGCAAATTCATGGGACTTGCCCTCATCATTACGACCTGGGTGGCCTTCTTGATGATGGCCGGGATCATCAACCAGCTGGTGATGGGGTATCACCACTTTGAGATTGGTGTATACATCAAGGCTCTTTTCGGTATTCAGCTTACAAACTACCTCCTTTTCGCCCTGCTTGTCTTCGCCCTCCATGTTGTGGTGAATCAAAAGTACATCGGGCATATTCTGGCGATCGGCATTTATGGCTTCATCATGTTTGCTTCGATGATTGGGGTGGAGCATAAGCTGCTCGTCTACGCATCCGATCCCGGCTGGTCTTACAGCGACATGCGCGGTTTCAAACCCTTTGTCAAACCCTGGGCATGGTTCAAATTTTATTGGGCCTCCTGGGCATTTCTACTGGCGATGGTAGCGATACTGTTCTGGGTGCGCAGCAAAGAAGGCGGATTAAAGACACGCTTTCAGCTGGCCAGGTACCGGCTCCGCCGGCACAAAGTGGCTTTACTCACCGCAGTGGTGCTGGTCGTTATAGCCGGTGGTTTCATTTTCTATAATACCAATGTGCTGAACCGGTATGTGAACACAGGGGATCGAGTGGAGATGCGCGCGGAATATCAGCGACTCTACGGGCAGTACGAAAATACTGTACAACCAGCACTGGCGCGCACTAATTTGCTTGTCGAGCTCTATACGACAGAAGGAAGAGCCGACATACAGGCTACGTACCTGCTCGTGAATCGGAGCAAAGTCGCCATCGACTCTATCCATATATCTACCATTCCGCAGCTCCAGCTGACAGGACTTCAATTTGACAGGGGGGTTACGCCGGCCATTATTGACGAGGAACTTGGATACCGTATCTATGCCCTGAAAGAAGGGCTTCAGTCCGGCGATTCCCTGCAACTGCGCTTTGCTTTTCACATCAACCCACGTGGTTTTAGCAATGATGGTGTGGATGCATCCATCGTGGCGAATGGTTCTCATCTTACCAGCGACTGGATGCCTATTATTGGTTTTCATGAAGATCGCCGCCTGCGCGGGGCAGTGGAGCGCCTAAAGCATGGGCTCCCGCCGCGCCCTGAAAGACCCTATCTCTACGATGTTTCCGCACGCAATGATGCGCGTCATGCTGAGCCGATGGACTTTGAGGCTGTCGTCGGCACCAGCAGGGATCAGATCGCTGTTGCACCAGGCGCGCTGCGGCGTAAATGGATAGAAGGGGATCGCCAGTATTTTCACTACGCAACCAATGTACCAATCAGCCATGATTACGCTCTTTTCTCCGCGCGTTACGCCCTACGGGAAGCCCGGTGGGTGCCGCATTCACCTCCAGTAGGGCAGGCGCATACGGATTTGGCTACCGGACCGGCAGAGGGAGTAAAGCCTGTAACAATTCAGATCTTTTACCATCCCGAACATAATGCCAACATAGAGCGCATGCTGAAAAGCGCACAGGCTTCGCTGCAGTATTACACACAGGTGTTTGGTCCTTACCCCTATAGCCACTTTCGTGTGCTCGAGCGGCCGGGGCACGGCAGGGGGATGCATGCAGAGGCCATGACAATTGATTATCAGGAGGGATATTCACTGATGAATCCGGATCCGGAAGGACTGGATCTTCCTTACCACATCATGGCACACGAAGTGGCGCACCAGTGGTGGGGCTTCCAGCTTGCACCCGCTGCTGTGGAAGGTTCCGGCTTACTCGTAGAAAGCTTTGCGACCTATTCGGCGATGCAGGTGGTGGAGGAAAACCTGGGTTACGAGCATCTGCTCCGTTATTTAGCGCAGATGCGGCAGGAGTATGAAGTGCCCCGCTCTCGTGCAATGCCTCCCTTGCTCCGGGCAAACAACAGGTTTATGAACTACCGCAAGGGGCCTTTTGCTCTCTTCGCACTGCGGCATTATATTGGAAAAGACAGGGTAAATAGTGCACTCCGGCGAATGCTTCAGAATTATACTACTGAACCACCACTGCCCACGACGCTCGATTTATACAAGGAGCTGCAGGCGGTTACACCGGACTCTCTCTATTATCTAGTACATGATCTTTTCGCTGCGAACACCTACTGGGAGCTCAAAACAGAGCAGGCAAGCGCAAAGCAGACCAAAGCTGGCAGCTGGCAGCTGAGGCTGGAGGTGGATGCGCGCAAATTAACTGTCGACAGCATGGGTGTAGCCACAGATATTCCAATGCATGACTGGATAGAAATTGGCGTTTACGGAGCGCGGGCAGCAGGGGAGTCCCAGGCAAAGGTACTATACCTGCAAAAGCATCGCATCCATTCGGGTAGGCAGACGATCCTGCTCCAGGTAGCAGAACAACCTTCCCGTGCTGGCATTGATCCCCGTCACCTGCTGATTGATCTGAAGATGGATGATAATAGCATAAAGATTAAATGA
- a CDS encoding catalase/hydroperoxidase HPI(I) (COG0376 Catalase (peroxidase I)), giving the protein MEHQKDRHVAPDTPVWDTNESRRCPFLSGATKFTAGSGRSNRDWWPNMLNLRILHQHSPASNPMGEEFDYAKEFKTLDLKAVKEDLYKLMTDSQEWWPADYGHYGPLFIRMAWHSAGTYRIADGRGGASSGSQRFAPLNSWPDNANLDKARLLLWPIKQKWGKKISWADLLILAGNCALESMGFKTFGFAGGREDVWEPEEDIYWGAEGEWLGNKERHAGGVLENPLAASHMGLIYVNPEGPNGNPDPVESAQHIRETFGRMAMNDYETVALIAGGHTFGKTHGAADPREHVGVEPAGAGIEEMGLGWRNSFGSGNAGHTITSGLEGTWTTTPTKWSNNFFENLFGFEWELTKSPAGAHQWKPKDGAGEGTVPDAHDPAKKHAPFMLTTDLALRMDPAYEKISRRFLENPDEFADAFARAWYKLTHRDMGPITRFLGPEVPEEQLIWMDPIPEITYELIDETDILGLKSKILDSGLSVSQLVSTAWASASTFRNSDKRGGANGARIRLAPQRNWEVNNPAELANILSTYEQIQQEFNAAQAGNKKVSMADLIVLGGCAGIEQAAKNAGHEVEVPFMPGRADAFQEDTEVEAFSILEPNADGLRNYFRNRDNISASAEEMLIDRAQLMTLTAPELTVLVGGMRVLNTNYDHSKHGIFTSQPEALTNDFFVNLLDMGTTWKAASDADYIFEGRDRRTGELKWTGTRVDLIFGSNSELRAIAEVYACADSKERFVKDFVKAWNKVMNLDSYDLKYLQKLGNV; this is encoded by the coding sequence ATGGAACATCAAAAAGACAGACATGTTGCCCCCGACACCCCTGTATGGGACACCAATGAATCCAGAAGGTGCCCCTTCCTGAGTGGTGCTACAAAATTCACTGCAGGCAGCGGAAGGTCAAACCGTGACTGGTGGCCAAACATGCTGAACCTTAGGATACTGCATCAACACTCTCCCGCCTCTAATCCTATGGGTGAGGAGTTTGACTATGCTAAGGAGTTCAAAACCCTTGATCTGAAGGCCGTAAAAGAGGATCTTTATAAGCTGATGACTGATTCTCAGGAGTGGTGGCCGGCTGACTACGGGCATTATGGTCCGCTGTTCATCCGCATGGCCTGGCACAGTGCAGGTACCTACCGTATTGCCGACGGCCGGGGAGGTGCCAGTTCTGGGTCACAACGCTTTGCCCCCCTTAACAGCTGGCCCGACAATGCAAACCTCGACAAGGCACGCCTGCTGCTTTGGCCGATTAAACAAAAGTGGGGGAAGAAGATTTCATGGGCCGACCTGTTGATCCTTGCCGGTAACTGTGCCCTTGAATCGATGGGATTCAAAACCTTTGGCTTTGCCGGTGGCAGAGAAGATGTCTGGGAGCCGGAGGAAGATATCTACTGGGGAGCAGAAGGCGAGTGGTTAGGAAATAAAGAGCGCCACGCAGGTGGTGTGCTGGAAAATCCACTTGCTGCTTCACACATGGGGCTTATTTATGTAAACCCGGAAGGGCCGAATGGTAATCCTGATCCTGTGGAATCAGCCCAACACATTCGGGAGACCTTTGGCCGCATGGCCATGAATGACTATGAAACAGTCGCTCTGATTGCTGGCGGACATACCTTTGGTAAAACACATGGAGCGGCCGATCCACGCGAACACGTAGGCGTAGAACCTGCAGGTGCCGGCATTGAGGAAATGGGCCTTGGCTGGAGAAATTCCTTCGGTAGCGGCAACGCGGGCCATACCATCACCAGTGGACTGGAAGGTACCTGGACTACCACCCCTACCAAATGGAGCAACAACTTTTTTGAGAACCTGTTTGGTTTCGAATGGGAATTAACCAAGAGTCCTGCGGGTGCCCACCAATGGAAGCCCAAGGATGGGGCAGGCGAAGGAACCGTACCAGATGCACATGATCCTGCCAAAAAGCATGCGCCCTTTATGCTTACCACCGATCTTGCATTGCGCATGGATCCAGCCTATGAAAAAATTTCCAGGCGTTTCCTGGAAAATCCGGATGAATTCGCAGATGCCTTTGCCAGGGCATGGTATAAACTGACGCACCGCGATATGGGACCCATTACGCGCTTTCTGGGACCTGAAGTGCCAGAAGAACAACTGATATGGATGGATCCCATTCCTGAAATTACCTATGAACTGATTGATGAAACCGATATCCTTGGGCTGAAAAGCAAGATCCTGGATTCGGGACTTTCTGTTTCTCAGCTAGTATCCACCGCCTGGGCGTCTGCATCTACCTTCCGCAATTCCGACAAAAGGGGAGGCGCAAACGGCGCGCGTATTCGCCTTGCACCACAACGGAACTGGGAGGTAAACAATCCCGCGGAGCTGGCGAATATTCTAAGCACCTATGAGCAGATTCAGCAGGAGTTCAATGCTGCACAGGCCGGTAACAAAAAAGTTTCCATGGCCGATCTGATTGTATTAGGCGGATGTGCAGGCATTGAGCAGGCTGCTAAAAATGCTGGTCATGAGGTAGAGGTGCCTTTTATGCCCGGCCGTGCCGATGCCTTCCAGGAGGATACCGAGGTGGAAGCATTCTCCATCCTTGAACCAAATGCAGATGGACTACGCAACTATTTCAGGAATCGGGATAACATCTCTGCATCAGCAGAAGAGATGCTGATAGACCGTGCACAGCTCATGACACTTACAGCACCTGAGCTGACTGTTCTGGTTGGTGGTATGCGTGTGCTTAACACTAACTATGACCATTCAAAACACGGCATTTTCACCAGCCAGCCAGAGGCACTTACAAACGACTTTTTTGTGAACCTGCTGGATATGGGCACCACATGGAAGGCTGCCTCTGATGCTGATTACATATTTGAAGGTCGTGATCGCAGAACAGGAGAGCTTAAATGGACCGGCACCCGTGTTGACCTGATCTTTGGTTCAAATTCAGAGCTGCGTGCCATTGCCGAAGTCTACGCCTGTGCAGATTCAAAAGAGCGATTTGTAAAAGACTTTGTAAAAGCCTGGAACAAGGTAATGAACCTTGACAGCTATGATCTGAAGTATCTTCAGAAACTGGGAAATGTGTAA
- a CDS encoding ribosomal large subunit pseudouridine synthase F (COG1187 16S rRNA uridine-516 pseudouridylate synthase and related pseudouridylate synthases), translating to MRALNSSLKYFIVQKLNLSNKDATRCILSGRVLVNGKRGVLAQVLLPEDEVQMDEQVIKVPRKSVYIAYHKPHGIESTMNARIENNILQALDISHDVFPVGRLDKASEGLMLLTNDGQLSLKILHPKSCHEKEYEVTVDHPLTQQAIEQLGAGVVIMGKKTRPAVVRQLSSTTFNIVMTQGLNRQIRRMCYKLGYEVEKLVRIRFITLELGNLSPGEWRYLNQSEISYLLQNVSS from the coding sequence ATGCGGGCACTCAATTCCTCACTAAAGTATTTTATAGTTCAGAAATTAAACCTCTCAAACAAAGATGCCACCCGCTGTATACTTTCGGGCAGGGTACTGGTGAATGGCAAAAGAGGAGTATTAGCTCAGGTGCTTCTGCCGGAAGATGAGGTTCAGATGGATGAGCAGGTTATAAAAGTGCCCAGAAAAAGCGTATATATCGCCTATCATAAACCTCATGGCATAGAATCTACAATGAATGCCCGTATAGAAAATAACATCCTCCAAGCTTTAGACATCAGCCATGATGTATTTCCCGTAGGAAGATTGGATAAAGCATCAGAAGGGCTTATGCTGCTCACCAATGATGGACAACTTTCCCTAAAAATACTTCACCCCAAGAGCTGCCATGAAAAAGAATACGAGGTAACCGTGGATCATCCGTTAACACAGCAGGCAATAGAGCAGCTTGGGGCTGGTGTAGTCATTATGGGGAAAAAGACACGGCCTGCCGTTGTGAGGCAGCTGAGTAGTACTACTTTTAACATTGTCATGACACAGGGCCTCAATCGGCAGATCAGGAGGATGTGTTACAAATTAGGATATGAGGTGGAGAAACTCGTGCGCATCCGCTTCATAACGCTTGAACTGGGAAATTTGTCACCTGGTGAATGGCGCTACCTGAATCAGTCAGAAATTAGTTATCTGCTTCAAAACGTTTCCAGTTGA
- a CDS encoding amino acid permease (COG0531 Amino acid transporters), with product MATNAPVKGGGAYYLISRSLGIEVGGAVGIPLYLA from the coding sequence GTGGCTACAAATGCTCCTGTTAAAGGAGGGGGAGCCTATTATCTGATTAGCCGCTCCCTGGGTATAGAAGTTGGAGGTGCAGTTGGTATACCCCTTTATCTTGCTTAG